A stretch of DNA from Sylvia atricapilla isolate bSylAtr1 chromosome 3, bSylAtr1.pri, whole genome shotgun sequence:
TCTAGGTAGACATGGGGTAAAAGGTCTGGAATCTGTCCAGTGAGAGTCTGGAAATTACCCAGCAAATCCTTGGGAACAAACAAGGCGGCCAAGTAACCCCTGGGATTCCCTCCGGACAGGGATTTTGCCCAATTTCAAGTGAAAATGGCTACAAATTCATCATCATGACTCACTTGTGAAAGTTTTCAACGTCCTCCACAGTTTCAGGCAAAACTCTTCCTTTGGTTTCAGGCAGAAGCAGCACCAATCCACCCGCAATCAAACCAAGCACAGCTTCAAAACAGAGGCACAAAGATCTTGTAAGCATTTATCAACCACTTGCTACTGCCAGACAGAATGGACTTGTCAatggaattttgttttgttttttatacaAGATGTGCACCTCACATCTCTATATGCAAAACTGGAGAATGCAGCTGCCCTGTGGAGACAGCACCAAGCCAAGTCCTCTTGTGAGTTATGCATGAACTAGGACACCTCAAACTGGACAGGTCATTCCTTTATAGAGGAAAGAGCTCTTCTCAGTGCTAGAGCATCCAGGAATCACATTCTATCTTTATGCTATTCACTTAAGATTAGAAATTGTATACACAAGGTATTATCTTCTAAGCAATTTGATCAATTCTCCTGAAACTTGTACAAGTTTTCACATGTTTGGCATGTAttttaaatctactaagtgCCCTTCTAGATGTCCTGTCtgttaaaatatgcatattACCATTCAAggtatttttctataaatactGCGCTGACCTGATTCATAAAAGTGTTACAGGCCCTGACCTGAGAGTTCAGTCTTCAAAacttttcttgcatttatttacCAGCCACTTTCCAAACAGCTGTAGAAGAACCAGTTAACAAAATGTCAGAAAAGCTGAAGCATAACAGCCACACTTCTATTCCATTAAATAGGCAATTACATGAAATTCTACAGTTTGACTGCTGGACAGAGACAATATAACTCACAGCAGAGCAGTATATCAGCTTTAAATCCATCAAATATTAAGCTCATCAAAATTTTTCTGAGCTCTATGCCATCTGTCAAACATGTATTCGACTCTAACTTCCTTTAAAATGCAAGGAGAAATCAGAGGGTCAAGGGAGACATGAGTGCATAAACAAATTCCAACTTGTCATAAACAGAAGGCTAAGGCCTTGTGGAGAGCAAGGGGCTTCTGCTGAACTTAAAGCAGCTGTGATGGTGGCTCTCCCCTCCCTTTGAACTTGGGTCCCCCACTGCACCTGGAAGGGGTGGGCAAGGAGGTCGGGTGGCACTTACTGAAGACAATCAGTGGCAGATCGTGCCAGATCTCCGCCAGTCTGTAGACAATGAATGGGACGATGACTCCACCAATATCACACAAAGAGGAGCAAACCATCACCCCAAGATTCCTGGTTTGGCAGCAAAGGGATCATGTCAGTGTCAGGGtactgcagctggaaatggaTGGATCACAACTCTCACCCTCAGACAGGATGAATCCAGGCACTGTGTGGAAACTCAGAACCCTCATCCACTCTGGTTCTCCcaaattttccctttatttcaaTTATGTAAGTTTCCCCTTGTCTAAAagtacatttcttttctttattaagccatctttttaaggcattttaatTGTGCTTCACTTTATGTTCAACAGCACCTGTGTAGTTCTGACACATTTGAGGATAACTTAATTTAGCATAAAACATAGCATACACAGCAGCCTCAACTATTTGTTTCCAGGCCAAATACCAACTGGGAAGAGGAGGCACCTACCTGATGTAAGTTGGATACAGTTCTGTGTTTACAAAGCAAACCATTTCAAAAGCCATTGTAATTCCCATTCTCCCAATGCAAGCTGCAATCACTTTTAACCAATGTATGTCTGTagagaaaatacattcatttaaAAGCAGTCCAGTGATTTAACACTGTTGAATTAATTGGCACCTGCTATTTTGTGGGACATCTCATCCCATGTCAGTTGATGTTTTTAAGGGACCTCGTTTCACCCGTGTGAGGGAGGGAACGGGAGCGGTGAGGACcgcaaaggcagcagcaaggggACCCTCACAAAGCAGCATGGAGGCTCCAGAGGACAGGGTGGGAAGCCCCCAGAGGGCTTCATTCAGCTGACTTACCCTCCGGGATGAGGGCTGTGGCAAggcaggcagccccagccaccAGGTTTGAGGCAGCCCAGGGGTAGCGCCGCCCGACACGGTCAatagtgatgatgatgatgaaggcaGCTGGGAACTCAACAAGTGCAGAATAGAGGAAATCCAGATACATGTTGTCAGCAGCCATTCCCATGTGCATGATGAGCCCCTGGTAGAGGATGGAGCTCGTGAACCTGGGCAGAGAAGAGCATCCTGGATTTGTTAGGTAGTAAGAGAACAGACATCCATGTCCTGATGGAGATTTCAAATCCATAGCTCCAAAATCATCTCTCTAGTGTTATATTCTTACCAGTTGTACATCAAAATGACTGTGTTTTTTCTTATCTGTGGTGTCCTGAAAAGGTCCATCAGTGAGGGACTCTGCTTTCCACAATCTTCCTCTTCAAATTTAATATCCTATGGAAGAGCCAGTACAGAGTACATTAAATTTCTCTGGGAGGAACTGATGCAAGGTGCTGTCATGATGCTTACTTACATGCACAAGCAAACCTTGAGCTTACCTCAAAATGGGAAGGcatctttttctgattttttttagctATATCTCTGACAATTTTCATAGCTTTGTCATTTTTTCCTTGAGATATCAGCCACCTGGGAGACTCTGGGAGGCACCTACAATGAGAGTGGATGCCATTATACAGCAAAACATGAAGCCTAAGCCTATCTATTCTCCCATGAGTGGAGACTTTGGAGGGATTAAATAAAGGtaggtggatttttttatatatatatatatttttttttttttttttgggggggtcaGGAAAAGTAGTATATCCCGTGACTGAGATTGGAAGAGGAACACTTGAGGCTAACAGGCTTTTTAGTCAAAGAGGAGTTTACTAAAGATAAATCAGAGAGAAGCTTTGAGTGAGAATAGCGCTCTCATCCATCCCATTCACCACAAACCAGCTCCTCTTAGGGAGCTGTTTTTCACTTCTGCCAATACAGGTTAAGAAGTACTAATTAAGTTAGAACTGCCTTACCAattcaaaaatatgaaaaaaggaAGGCAACAAATTTCTTTCTATTCTTCCTGACCTCTTGAACCATCCAAACAATTTCTCAAATCCAAAGCACTCAAACCAAAATGTATCatttgaaaagaggaaaaagtaaaatgaaggaGTACGAAAGTGCTTTTTTTCAGTTGGACCACAAAAACCTACAACTTTTCTGCCTTAAAAGAACATGCTAACAACCTGTTACAGTTATGTTAGCATTATGCGATCTGTCAATAAGCATATTTTCAGTGCAAGACAAACTTATGACAAGTTATGCCAAGGTACCTAATTTAATTTATGAATtgcttaaagaaaataataaattatactAATCTGATTTTCCCCCAGTGTTTGTCCAAGTAGTCTGTTTTTTAAACGCAAGGTCAGGTGAGGTGTACAGCCTGGGATTCAACAAGATCTCAGTCACCGAGGGGTCCtatttccctctcctttttgcTAGGAACCTCCTCTCTGAGGTGTGCACACCAGAAAGGAGCTGCCGGCCTCTCTCAGCATCCAGCCttgggaagcaggagcagccGGGTTTTTTGGGTGGCGGGCAGAATTACCTCGGGAGGCACTCACCAGTAGtagagcaggaggaagcaggTGGGCAGGGTGACGGTGAGCTGCAGCCAGCGCCAGTGAGGGATGGCGTAAGCGATGGCGTCGAACACCAGGAGCCCGACGGAGAAGGCGGCCTGGTAGAGGATCCCCACCGTCCTCCTGTACTGCGGGCCCACCACTTCTGTCACTGCAAACGTGCACGAGGACAGTGAGGGCCGGGGTGCCCCACGCAGCAGAAAcctgctgggggacactggAGCACCAACACCGTGGTAACACCCTGGAGAAACCTTGGTAATCACGGGCTTCCCGGCATGATGCCTCCAGCCAAAACCCCTGGTTCCCTTTTCTGGCACCAAACTCCAGCAGAGAAGAGAACACTGCTGCTAGCATTCACTGGCCTGAGATACCCAGGAAtgtcctctgctgcagagatcTCAGAGTAAATCAAGCATTCATCAAAGCGCACAGGCAGAGTTTGCTGTGAAATCTAGTGCTGACTTACTTACATAATATCTCCAACCCAACAAAAAGGCTGAATATTTTGTTGTCAAAGCACAGGCTTTCAGCCTGCATCTCACTCCAAGTACATAAGGAAAACCTGTATCACAAGatggcacagagctcctgggtcAGGTGGGATCATTAATCATCTGCACTTTGCAACTCCACACCACAGCACAAACCCACACATTAAGTCTTGTCGATAAGGAGTCAAAAGCAGCTATTCCAGCAGACAGGCATGAGCACACTCAACATTTTGCATCCAGTTGTGCGACTTAAAGAAAGCAAACTTATTACAAAGAACAGTAAGGAACTAATTAGCAGCCAAATTAACTACTGAGGTTTGGAACCACAGATTAGCTAGTGCTGCTCTGACAAATGATGCACAAAGACATCTCCTCAGGCTCAGCACAACTGagccaaaagcagctgaagggTAGACAAgtgccccagcagagcaggataACAAGGTTGTTCTGTCCTAGTATACTTCCCTAGATATTCAGTATTGGCCACCCTTAGGAAGAAGAACAAATTTAAGGAAGCTTTGGGGCTGGTTCAGGATCTTTTTTGTAAGAGAGTTTCAAGTGAATTCAGCAGTAACAAGAtgtaacagagagaaaatatcagGATAGGGCAAATCATTGTCCTGAAAAGAACTTTGTGCTCTAAAACAGCTTAAAGTTCCCCAGAAGGGATGGAGACTTCATGTGTGCCAGGAAAAGATTTAAGAGGCCAAGCAAGCATACAGAAATGCACAGGAAGGAATAATCGTGTCTTAGCAGAAGACAGTCTGGACCATGGGAtaggtggttttattttatttatatcagACATCTGGATAATTGAATTAGCAAGATGCCCACAGTGAAAGACTTAATGGAAGTTTAGGGCACTGACTTGTACATTTTTACTACCACAATGGACTGCACTTCTCAGAGATATCTGGTAGACCTGCCACCCTAACCCAGTTAAGATTCTGTTGgtcagcttttaaaatactcatGCTTGCAGTTGGGTATTTTAGACAAGAGACTGAACTCCACTCCAGAAAAACCAGAGAAGTCCCAGGCAGCTCTACCCTGAACCAGAAAGTGGTCCTGAGGTGGCCTCAGacccagcctggctgcacagCTGTGTCTCACCAGCAGCCACACAGGCTGGCCCCTCCATagcctctgctcagcccagtgGATATCCACAGGTACACAAACACCTTGTCCTGTTATCAGCAAGTGCATGCTGTTCTTCAGTTAGGTTTAGGTTCTGAAGCCTCTGTTTGCCCTTTAATGCTCTTTGTGTCATAAAAATGTCTCAAGTTTTCCCCACCCTCTGCCTGCTTCATTAATGGCCTCCTCTatcagggcaggaggggctgtgtCTGCCTGGTCACCTTCCCCAGCCAGAGCCTGATGGAAGGAAGAAGAGCCATGTGGCCCAGACAGATCTGCAAGTGTGATCTGCAAAATTAGGGGAAAGCCTAACTCCAGGCAAGAGCCCTAATATATCACCATTTGCTCAAGCTCTGAAGGCTACTATTGTTTCTCCCTAATGGCCGTGCTTGAAAACATCCCGAGAAGTCAAAGAGGGAGAAAACTCCTTAATGAAACATCGTAGGaggcattttttaaatggtgcctttttttcaagttttttggAGTTGAGTTTTGTTCCTTCATCTTCTGCAGCTAGTCTTGCTCCTGGGAGAAGGTCCTGAACTTACCCAGGATGTAGCCTGCAGTCCAGCAGCCCTTGCTGACCAGCCCTTGCAAGAACCGGATGATGACTATCCACAGGTAGGTGGGCACAAAGACCAGAAGGATTCCACACACAACGTTTGCAAGAATTGTtgttaaaaggcaaaatttaCGGCCAAACCTGCATTGGAAAATGATAGGCATGAAGCAAATCACTAGTCATAGAAGCATTTTACTAGTAAGAGCTTTGTATATCTTCAGGGGGAAAACAACCCAATTTTGCTATGCAAAATAGAGACATCCTATTTTTCTTTGCCCATTACTCACCTGCTTTTCTATGCCATGAAAAGTTACTGTGCCAGTTCCTCAGCAATTCCACAAaaacttccaggaaaaaaaagaatagtcCCATGTTTACATATATTACATTGGGACTGAAAAATAAGCATGGGTTAATATGATGATTCTGATATTTCCACATGCATCTGATTTATAGGGTATTTATTTACCACAACCTTAACCTTTAAAATACTAGTAACATATGGATCTACTTGTGAGTGGGCTGCAttttgcagctggagcagctcagagcgTGCTGTACTAATAGTCCCAGGCAGAAGGGGAGCAAGGGGGGAAATGGGCCCTCCTGTACTGGAATTTGTTTGCCTTTAACCCCAGGTGCCTGAGCCAGGGAGTCTGACTCTGCTGGCTCTGAACAGGGAGGGATTGCCTGCTTTTTTCACAGTGACTGCTGCTGTACACATCTGGCAATCCGTGCCAAATATTTCTAAGCTTCtccaaaagaagcaaaatgtttccaagctgcagccacacagagTTCAACAGATTAAGTGGGAGACACAAACCATCAGCATTTCCTGGCTTTGGTTAACACCTACTGCTCTGATGTGGCACAGTAGGAAGTTTGGGGTGTACAAATCTAAAATAGTCCTtgtgggctctgcagggctcgCTGAGCAAATCTGTGCTAACCAGCAGGTACAACCTACAAGGCAGGATACTGGCTCATGATGCAACTGAACATCCAGGGGATGTTCAGTTTACTTtcagaggagcagagatggTACTGGTTGCACAACTTTTATCTAAGTTTGGGTGCTGAACACGGATAAGGGAGGTCAGAGGGTTTTGCTGTCAGCCCACACATACCTGTCTGCAATGTAGCCAATGTTTAGGGAGccaataaaaaacccagcattCACAGAAGACTGAAAGACATCCAACTTCCAGGAGTCCTCACACACCAGGTTGAACTAAAGGAGCAACCAGAGTCAGAGACAGGGGAGTGAAATGAGGAGCTGGCTCATATCCACAACTCTCCTTCACTTCAGTTAAAGATTTAAACTTGTTTCTGGG
This window harbors:
- the LOC136359111 gene encoding solute carrier family 22 member 2-like; this encodes MPTLDDILEHVGEFDRFQKQTFFVLCLLSASFTPVYVGVVFFGFIPEHRCSSPGVAELSQRCGWSLEEQLNHTVPEWDGHGASFSSRCRRYEVDWNTTGISCTDPLGSLAGSGSAVQLGPCQDGWVYDSPGSSIVTEFNLVCEDSWKLDVFQSSVNAGFFIGSLNIGYIADRFGRKFCLLTTILANVVCGILLVFVPTYLWIVIIRFLQGLVSKGCWTAGYILVTEVVGPQYRRTVGILYQAAFSVGLLVFDAIAYAIPHWRWLQLTVTLPTCFLLLYYWCLPESPRWLISQGKNDKAMKIVRDIAKKNQKKMPSHFEDIKFEEEDCGKQSPSLMDLFRTPQIRKNTVILMYNWFTSSILYQGLIMHMGMAADNMYLDFLYSALVEFPAAFIIIITIDRVGRRYPWAASNLVAGAACLATALIPEDIHWLKVIAACIGRMGITMAFEMVCFVNTELYPTYIRNLGVMVCSSLCDIGGVIVPFIVYRLAEIWHDLPLIVFTVLGLIAGGLVLLLPETKGRVLPETVEDVENFHKQSAPKAKNIYLYVQGSEVARG